In the Myxococcus fulvus genome, one interval contains:
- a CDS encoding serine/threonine-protein kinase, translating to MGEGTCPDEVELVDLVHGLVSGDALASLERHLDGCGLCRRVVVVLAGGEARAEPVAASADAGVPRLERGARVGHYEVLEHVGLGAMGVVFAANDPRLHRKVALKLLRSDWVKEGGAEDARERLWREARALARLSHPHVVAVHDVGVHGESLFIAMDFVEGTTLRRWLRAEPRRWTEVLDRFLQAGEGLAAAHARGLVHRDFKPDNVLVGVDGRVRVTDFGLARLTQAALPGGTESAVPEGSSSCGTGTVTQPGALLGTPAYMAPEQLEGRPADARSDQFSFCVALHEGLYGRRPFEASSRAALVQAIRAGPPASSGEARVPARIRRAVLRGLSADPAARHPSMEALLAALTHRPRWERWRMAAVWAGAATLAGVGAGFWLRETTRCAGADGHLVGVWDSALRSQLEAVFAASGLPLAQEGFGATARRLDAYAEALARMERDSCEATHVRGEQSGRMLDLRGMCLDRRREALRASVTLMLQGDAAVLERAPQAAHALPDLLPCADREALASVVPLPEDPVVRQRLQGLQARLAEGMALQEAGQHARARQVAQEVLQAVRQTGYRPMEASALFLLGLVEKAHARFTEAADAFDAAQLAALAGRDDDLLVRALMGLADSELQGHARYAEAERAVRLAEATLERLDIRQAPGAAGELHLFRGHLFHRKGEAVRAQEDFRRALELFEQAHGPESPRLDAPLTALGLILNLQGHYEEARGYYERALELQQRAYGREHPVCVSHLNNVATALRLQGRVEEAVARYEEALSLGERRLGAAHSSTNMVRVNLGDALQLQGKLTEALARYEEAMPALVAVHGDTHPRVASVLTSMGTAYADLGESRLAQKSYGEALAVQRRLLGPEHPDLALTYNNLASVMLDLGEPGKARPLLQLARGLWEKSLGPEHPKVASVLQNLAKADLAEGRLGAAHAGFERALAMRRKGLGPEHPKLVSTLTLLAEVKRRLEGPRAALATLEQAVLLAGKAQVTPADRAKALFSLARATWDSDGSREKARTLARQAEEALRKAPRTTEALAREVREWRARHDASTSQRATGAARRP from the coding sequence ATGGGTGAGGGCACCTGTCCGGATGAGGTGGAGCTGGTCGACCTGGTGCACGGGTTGGTGTCGGGGGATGCGCTGGCTTCACTGGAGCGGCACCTGGATGGGTGCGGGCTGTGTCGGCGCGTGGTGGTGGTGCTCGCGGGAGGCGAGGCGCGCGCGGAGCCGGTGGCCGCCTCGGCGGATGCGGGCGTGCCCCGGTTGGAGCGCGGCGCCCGGGTGGGGCACTACGAGGTGCTGGAGCACGTGGGCCTGGGCGCCATGGGCGTGGTGTTCGCCGCGAACGACCCGAGGCTGCACCGCAAGGTGGCGCTGAAGCTGTTGCGCTCGGACTGGGTGAAGGAGGGCGGCGCGGAGGATGCGCGTGAGCGCTTGTGGCGCGAGGCGCGGGCGCTGGCCCGGCTGTCCCACCCGCACGTCGTCGCGGTGCATGACGTGGGCGTGCATGGGGAGAGCCTCTTCATCGCCATGGACTTCGTGGAGGGGACCACGCTGCGGCGCTGGCTGCGGGCGGAGCCTCGGCGATGGACCGAGGTGCTCGACCGCTTCCTCCAGGCGGGCGAGGGCCTGGCGGCGGCGCATGCGCGGGGGCTGGTGCACCGCGACTTCAAGCCGGACAACGTGCTGGTGGGCGTGGATGGGCGCGTGCGGGTGACGGACTTCGGCCTCGCCCGGCTGACGCAGGCCGCGCTGCCGGGAGGGACGGAGTCGGCCGTGCCCGAGGGCTCGTCCTCCTGTGGCACGGGGACGGTGACACAGCCGGGCGCGCTGTTGGGGACGCCGGCGTACATGGCGCCCGAGCAGTTGGAGGGACGGCCCGCGGACGCGCGCAGCGACCAGTTCAGCTTCTGCGTGGCGCTGCACGAGGGGCTGTATGGCCGGCGTCCGTTCGAGGCGAGCTCGCGCGCGGCGCTCGTGCAGGCCATCCGCGCGGGGCCTCCGGCGTCGTCGGGGGAGGCGCGGGTGCCGGCGAGGATTCGGCGCGCGGTGCTGCGGGGCTTGAGCGCGGACCCGGCGGCGCGGCATCCCTCGATGGAGGCGTTGCTCGCGGCGCTCACGCATCGACCCCGGTGGGAGCGCTGGCGGATGGCGGCGGTGTGGGCGGGGGCGGCGACGCTCGCGGGGGTGGGGGCGGGATTCTGGCTCCGGGAGACCACGCGGTGCGCGGGCGCGGACGGGCACCTGGTGGGTGTCTGGGATTCCGCGCTGCGCAGCCAGTTGGAGGCGGTCTTCGCCGCGTCGGGTCTGCCATTGGCCCAGGAGGGCTTCGGCGCGACGGCGCGGCGGTTGGATGCGTATGCGGAGGCGCTCGCCCGGATGGAGCGGGACTCGTGCGAGGCCACGCACGTGCGCGGTGAGCAGTCCGGGCGGATGTTGGATTTGCGGGGCATGTGTCTGGACCGGCGGCGCGAGGCGCTGCGCGCGTCGGTGACGCTGATGTTGCAAGGGGATGCGGCGGTGCTGGAGCGGGCGCCCCAGGCGGCGCACGCGCTGCCGGACCTGCTGCCCTGCGCGGACCGGGAGGCGCTGGCCAGCGTGGTGCCGCTGCCCGAGGACCCGGTGGTGCGTCAGCGATTGCAGGGTTTGCAGGCGCGGCTCGCGGAGGGCATGGCGTTGCAGGAGGCGGGACAGCACGCGCGGGCGCGGCAGGTGGCCCAGGAGGTGCTCCAGGCCGTGCGGCAGACGGGGTATCGGCCGATGGAGGCGTCGGCGCTGTTCCTGCTGGGGTTGGTGGAGAAGGCGCATGCGCGCTTCACCGAGGCCGCGGACGCATTCGACGCGGCGCAGCTGGCGGCCCTGGCGGGACGGGATGATGACCTGCTGGTCCGCGCGCTCATGGGGCTGGCGGACTCGGAGCTGCAGGGGCATGCGCGCTACGCGGAGGCGGAGCGGGCGGTGCGGCTGGCGGAGGCGACGCTGGAGCGGCTGGACATCCGACAGGCGCCCGGGGCGGCGGGAGAGCTGCACCTGTTCCGGGGGCACCTGTTTCATCGCAAGGGCGAGGCGGTTCGCGCGCAGGAGGACTTCCGCCGCGCGCTGGAGTTGTTCGAGCAGGCGCATGGGCCCGAGTCCCCGCGGCTCGACGCGCCGCTCACGGCGCTGGGATTGATTCTCAACCTCCAGGGGCACTACGAGGAGGCGCGCGGGTACTACGAGCGCGCGCTGGAGTTGCAGCAGCGCGCGTATGGCCGCGAGCATCCGGTGTGTGTCAGCCACCTCAACAACGTGGCCACGGCGCTGCGGCTGCAGGGACGGGTGGAGGAGGCGGTGGCGCGCTACGAGGAGGCGTTGTCGCTGGGGGAGCGGCGCCTGGGTGCGGCGCATTCGTCGACGAACATGGTGCGCGTCAACCTGGGGGACGCGCTCCAGCTCCAGGGCAAGCTCACGGAGGCGCTGGCGCGCTACGAGGAGGCGATGCCCGCGTTGGTGGCGGTGCATGGGGACACGCACCCGCGGGTGGCCTCGGTGCTCACGAGCATGGGCACCGCGTACGCGGACCTGGGGGAGTCTCGGCTGGCGCAGAAGTCCTATGGGGAGGCGCTGGCCGTGCAACGTCGGTTGCTGGGGCCGGAGCATCCCGACCTGGCGCTGACGTACAACAACCTGGCCTCGGTGATGTTGGACCTGGGGGAGCCAGGCAAGGCGCGGCCGCTGCTGCAGCTGGCACGTGGGTTGTGGGAGAAGTCGCTGGGGCCGGAGCATCCGAAGGTCGCCTCCGTGTTGCAGAACCTGGCGAAGGCGGACCTGGCGGAGGGGCGGCTCGGCGCGGCGCACGCGGGGTTCGAGCGGGCGCTCGCGATGCGGCGCAAGGGCCTGGGCCCCGAGCACCCCAAGCTGGTGTCGACGCTGACGCTGCTGGCGGAGGTGAAGCGGAGGCTGGAGGGGCCGCGCGCGGCGCTCGCGACGCTGGAGCAGGCGGTGCTCCTGGCGGGCAAGGCGCAGGTGACTCCGGCGGACCGGGCCAAGGCGCTGTTCTCGCTGGCGCGGGCGACGTGGGATTCAGACGGCTCGCGCGAGAAAGCGCGCACGCTCGCGAGGCAGGCCGAGGAGGCGCTGCGCAAGGCGCCTCGGACGACAGAGGCGCTGGCGCGCGAGGTGCGGGAGTGGCGGGCGCGGCATGACGCGTCGACGTCCCAGCGGGCCACGGGTGCGGCGAGGCGGCCGTGA
- a CDS encoding sigma-70 family RNA polymerase sigma factor gives MGDALGLSRTFVAVTPVKTPSEADLGTLEARLQALLARARHEQPTLCFQPEDFVRHLAARMPAAKDPCALLEQVHAGELLLTFACAHADTSALALLDASVFARVGAWFPAEDAERVAELKQRLRHRLLVAKGTPLPRIATYTGRGPLERWVHAVATRLLADLHAEAPRHVALDALPSDADALVGGDAELSFIRARHQEDFRECLQEALATLSPRERGLLRLHHVDNLSVDSVGLMYQTSRSTAARWIAQAREQLVERTRDALIRRLQLAPDELESLLALIRSQLEVSLHRLLRP, from the coding sequence ATGGGGGATGCATTGGGGCTGAGTCGGACCTTCGTCGCCGTGACACCCGTGAAGACGCCGTCGGAAGCAGACCTTGGAACGCTGGAGGCGCGACTGCAGGCCCTCCTCGCCCGCGCCCGACACGAGCAACCCACGCTCTGTTTCCAGCCCGAGGACTTCGTGCGCCACCTGGCCGCGCGCATGCCCGCCGCGAAGGACCCGTGCGCGCTGCTGGAGCAGGTGCACGCGGGCGAACTCCTGCTGACCTTCGCGTGCGCGCACGCGGACACCTCCGCCCTGGCCCTGCTGGACGCGAGCGTGTTCGCCCGCGTGGGCGCATGGTTCCCCGCCGAGGACGCCGAGCGCGTCGCCGAGCTGAAGCAGCGCCTGCGCCACCGGCTCCTCGTCGCCAAGGGCACGCCCCTGCCGCGCATCGCCACGTACACGGGCCGAGGCCCCCTGGAGCGCTGGGTGCACGCGGTGGCCACGCGGCTGCTCGCGGACCTGCACGCGGAGGCCCCCCGTCACGTGGCGCTGGACGCGCTGCCCTCGGACGCGGACGCGCTGGTGGGCGGGGACGCGGAGCTGAGCTTCATCCGGGCGCGGCACCAGGAGGACTTCCGGGAGTGTCTCCAGGAGGCCCTCGCCACGCTCTCCCCCCGGGAGCGCGGCCTGCTGCGCCTGCACCATGTCGACAACCTCTCGGTGGACTCCGTGGGCCTCATGTACCAGACCTCCCGCTCCACCGCCGCGCGCTGGATTGCCCAGGCCCGCGAGCAGCTCGTCGAGCGCACCCGCGACGCGCTCATCCGCCGGCTCCAGCTGGCCCCGGACGAACTGGAGAGCCTGCTGGCCCTCATCCGCAGCCAGCTCGAGGTGAGCCTCCATCGACTGTTACGCCCCTGA